In a single window of the Nicotiana tomentosiformis chromosome 8, ASM39032v3, whole genome shotgun sequence genome:
- the LOC138897193 gene encoding uncharacterized protein, giving the protein MILSSWNIIGLNKPFKQKELINFLLKNKVDMIGCLETKVKANNVKKVIRRLGNEWKFYTDYSQAPNGRICVGWKQRDVTVIILEFTTQLVHCQVEDRSSQFKCKISFVYGFNTIAARKTLWDTLRLTGRNMDDPWVVLGDLNTVLYADDRINGIPVHLTKTVDFQSCVTNVGLGQITRRGWQYSWSNKRDSPDRIYSHIDWAFGNDKWFQYYGSLEATYHNLGYSDHTSITIITGVSRHKLKKLFRLLNVPLSKDAFKEDVKECWLQRITGYSMYVIWRKLKSYSQQYE; this is encoded by the coding sequence ATGATTTTAAGCTCTTGGAATATCATAGGGCTAAACAAGCccttcaagcaaaaggaactaATAAACTTTTTGCTTAAGAATAAAGTTGATATGATAGGTTGTCTTGAAACAAAAGTTAAAGCAAATAATGTTAAGAAAGTTATCAGAAGACTTGGTAATGAATGGAAGTTCTATACAGATTATTCTCAAGCCCCAAATGGTAGAATATGTGTAGGATGGAAACAAAGGGATGTAACAGTCATCATCCTAGAGTTCACAACACAACTAGTCCACTGCCAAGTTGAAGATAGAAGTTCTCAGTTTAAATGCAAGATTTCATTTGTCTATGGTTTCAATACAATTGCTGCCAGAAAGACTTTGTGGGATACTTTGAGGCTCACTGGTAGAAATATGGATGATCCGTGGGTTGTTCTTGGTGATTTAAACACTGTACTATATGCTGATGACAGAATTAATGGGATACCTGTGCACCTCACTAAAACTGTTGATTTTCAGAGTTGTGTTACAAATGTTGGGCTGGGTCAAATAACTAGAAGAGGATGGCAATATTCCTGGAGTAACAAAAGAGATTCACCTGACAGGATCTATAGTCATATAGACTGGGCCTTTGGAAATGACAAATGGTTTCAATATTATGGGAGCCTGGAAGCAACTTACCACAATCTTGGATACTCTGATCATACCTCTATTACAATAATAACTGGGGTCTCTAGACATAAGTTGAAAAAGCTATTCAGATTACTAAATGTTCCACTCAGCAAAGATGCATTCAAAGAGGATGTGAAGGAGTGTTGGCTGCAACGCATCACTGGCTATAGCATGTATGTTATCTGGAGGAAGCTGAAATCATATAGCCAACAATATGAATAA